The sequence ACTACACTGAGCCTCTGTACATTTCATTAAATAGCCACTGATTGAACACCTAGTATGTGACAGTTTCAGGCCCTGgagacacagcagtgaacaaaacaaagggaAAATCCCAGCCTTCTtgtaattacagaaaaaaaaaaagagaaaaatggtatGTCAGTTGGGGTATCACTGCTACAGTGAAAAAAAATGGAGCAAAGAAGGGGGCTAAGGAGTGCTGGGAGGGAAgagttgaatttaattttaaattgtaagaTGAGGGAAGGATTCACTGAAAGGGAACAACTGAGCAAAGCTTGAAGGAGATGAAGGGAGTAAGACATAAAGCTATCTAGAAGAGCATTCCAGTGCAAAGATCCTGGAACGGGAGGGTGCCTTGAATGTTCTCTGAGTAACCAAGTGGCCAAGGTGTCTCTGTTAAAATGAGAGATGCATAAAGCTTATTTCACGGGATGCTATGAGCAACCAATGAAATGTGactggtacacagtaggtgctctgtGAATGCTTATATCCTCCTCTTCCGGGGACCTTGTCAATAGTGGGGACTCATGACTAGGCAGTGGGGAGAGAATTCTTAAAGTCTGGGCCACACCTGCTACCTTTCTCTGCAGGCTGCACCAAGTGTACTTTGATGCACCCGACTGCAGAGGGGGCACCTCCAAAGTCTTCCTACTAGGGGACTACTCTTCATCAGCGGAATTCTTTGTCACCGTGGCCGTGTTTGCCTTCCTCTACTCCATGGGGGCTCTGGCCACCTACATCTTTCTGCAGAACAAGTACCGAGAGAACAACAAAGGGCCCGTGCTGGTGAGCCCCCACACCCACTTGTATGCAGGAGCCAGGGGACACAGAGCCTCGGGGAGCCAGTCGTGTTCATGGGTCACACCAAATCCCAGACAGGCCCACATGCAAGCAGCCACCATAACAGCCACACATGCGACTGCTGCTGGTGCTGAACACTAAATCACAGAGTGACAGAGACACACTCACAGCCCACACAGCATCCCAGACAGGCCTACACCTGAAACCTGCTACCTCTCACACAACCACACAGTCTAGATCAAAGGAAGGAGCACACAGAGGCTCACTGTGACAGTCGTGCTTGTCATGCCACACAGACACACTGATTCCTACACAGCCGTACTCATATACCCTCATCCCAGACACAAAATGACACATATTCCCACATTCAGACGAAAGTGGACACAGTACTTTTCACAGATTCGACAACCATCCTCCAGAATTCCCCCACACCCATACCCACATATCAGCAATCACACTCCCACATCCTCTGTGTCACCCACAAGCCCAAGCTAGGAGGGCCACCTTCAAGTTTGTGCTGGGGAAAAGGCAGAGGAGAGACAGACCTCttctgggggacccccccccaagaAAGTCTGTGATCTGAGGAGGCCCCACAACCCAGCATGAAGCAGCCCACTCACATGTGccatcttcctctcccctgcccatCCTAGGACTTCCTGGCCACGGCAGTGTTTGCCTTCATGTGGCTGGTTTGCTCATCGGCATGGGCCAAGGGGCTGTCGGATGTGAAGATGGCCACGGACCCAGAGACCATTATCAAGGAGATACCTAGCTGCCGCCAGAAGGAGAATATATGCAAGGAGATAAGAGACCCTGTGACCTCTGGCCTCAACACCTCCGTGGTGAGCCCTGGGAAGCTGGCTAAgttggctggggagggaggctagGTCACTTATAGTCTGGCATGGGAtgtggtggagagagagaataagagaatTCAGATACCCAGAGAAGGCATACCAACAACAGAGCCTTGAAGGATTAGATAGCAACTGTAACTACTGTGACACCACAAACTGTCCTCAAGAGGGGAACATGAGATCTTCTGTACAATTAAGTTTGGGAGACCTGGATCTCAGCCCCAGCCTCATCATGTAAAATCTCCAGCAACTCAGTACCTTCTggaaccttttttcttttttaagaaaaatttttttattgatttcagagaggaaggcagagggagagagagatagaaacatcaatgatgagaatcattgattggctgcctcctacacctacACGTCCCACACTAgaggttgagcccgcaacctgagcatgtgccctgacaaggaatccaaccatgacctcctggttcataggtccacgcttaaccactgagtcatgctggctgggcaacatGTATTTGTTTTAACATAAAAGTATGTTTACATACTTTATAAATGTGCagttatacatatatttgtgtatacatatatatgcgcACTTACCCATTTAttagtggtacatttacatatttaattgAAGTTTATGCTTAATATTTTACTATATCACAAATTtagattttactatattttatacatatactagaggcctgatgcacaaaattcgtgcaagagtaggccttccttcccccagctgctggcacctggacaGGGCTTCcgtcacagccccggcttcgtccagaaggttgtccagcctaattagcatattacgcttttattattataattatagatAAACGTGCATGTGTAACaggtaaatatgcaaatatataaacaaatgtatGCAATATTACTAGATCTCAAAATCCCAGGaatctgaattcttttttaaatatgtttttattgattgcagataggaagggagagggagaaagagagagaaacatcaatgagagagattcattgattggcttcctcctgcacaccccccactggggatccagcccgtaaccgggcatgtgccctgactgggaattgaaccgtgatcttctggttcctaggtcgatgcccaaccactgagccatgctggtgggcCCAGGAATCTGAATTCTAACACGCCCTACTCTCCCCGACCCCCAAGGTGGTTTTTCTGCACATTGACGTCCATGCACTGGGACTCGGTGGTCTGGGTTTCTGAAACCACCACCCTTCAGAAGCCCGAGGATCCATGCCTGAAGCACGCTGCCTCGAAGTTACCTGGGGCCGCCAAGGCAACGGGAGTGTGACGACAACCTGGCTTTATCTCCCCGCAGGTGTTCGGCTTCCTGAACCTGGTGCTCTGGTTCGGCAACCTATGGTTTGTGTTCAAGGAGACAGGCTGGTCCGCCCCATTCCTACGCGCACCTCCTGGTGCCCCCGAGAAGCAACCGGCGCCCGGGGACGCCTATGGCGAGGCCGGCTATGGGCAGGGCCCTGGCGGGTACGGGCCCCAGGATTCCTACGGGCCTCAGGGCGGCTACCAGCCCGACTACGGGCAGCCCGCCGGGGGCACCGTTGGTGGCTATGGGCCTCAGGGCGACTACGGGCAGCAAGGCTATGGCCCTCAGGGTGCGCCCACCTCCTTCTCCAATCAAATGTAGTCTGGTGAGTGACGGGCGGGCGGTGCGACCAAGGAGGGTACCTGAAAGGAGATGGGCGGGTCAGGGAACCAATAAGAGTCCGTAGTAAATGGTACGTGAGACGCAGGCCAGACCAGTGAGGGTGGGAGTTACAAGCGAAGAGCGGAAAACCTATCCAATGAATGGAAAGGAGGAGAGTGATGTTTGAAGATGGGAAGAATGAAGAGCCAATGGGAGAGGTAGAAGTGCAGCTccgagggaagggaggggacagagaaacAGGCATAGCAACCAAAGAAAGTAGGGAATAGCAGAGGGATTAGCATAGTGGAGAATTAGCGGAGCATAGGAGCCGATCAGAGAAAAGGAAATTGTCTTAGAAATTATTGATAAGGCCAATAGATGGTGAGAGTAAACTGGCTTGAATCATGACGGGAGGAGGTGATTCATCTGCCACCTCTCCCCAACTCTTcaggtgggggaggtggtgaggaattccaaaaaaggaaaaaggggatGGAGTGGGGTCATTGGAAAGGTTTGCTGGCCTTCTTGCCCAACCTGAAAAGAAAAGTGAGATTTCCCTCATACatgaggaggggaagaaggggagaagagGCAGGGTGGATGTCATGAGAGGGGAAAGGCAAGGAGGTGGCAACACGTGGAGGAGGTAGCTTCTGGCACTTGTCCAGAATGGAAAGGGCAGGAAGCAGTTTCTTACGCATCCCACATTTAATTTCATCAAAAAAATCCTgttggctctaccttcaaaatataatctataatctTCCCACTACTCACTGTCATCGCCCCCAGACATCTTACGTTTCCACCCCCATTCCCGTTCTGTTCTATTCACAGCATTGGGAGAGATCCCATTAAATCTTAAGtcaagccctagctgatttggctcagtggatagagcatcaccctgtagacggaagggtcccaggttcaattctggtcaagggcacatgccctggttacgggctcgatccctggtggagcgcatgtaggaggcagccaatcaatgattctctctcctcatagagatatttccatctctctctccctctcccttcctctctgaaatcaataaaaatattttttaaaaagtcaggccACCTTCCTCCTGTGCTCAGAGCTCTACCCGGGCTCCAATATCACTCAGATTGAAAGCCAAAGGCTTCACAGGGACCTACACAATCTAGCCCCTCCCCTCATTTCTCTGACCTCTCACCTcttaccccccatccccccccccccccccacacacacacacacacactgttccagccacactggtcACCTCCATGTTCCAGGCACAACCCAACTTCAGGGCCTTACCTTGGTACTTGCTTTCCTATTGGAGTTTCACAACCACACACACTGATAACCTCACCTGGCCAGGTCCTTACAAGTCCCATTTCTTACCTCTCTCATAGGACCCTGTGCTTTTCTTTACCACAGTTTGTAATTAttagtttgtatatattttattaatttgaaagagagagagagggagggagggagggagaaaaagagagagagacatccatttgttgttccactcatttatgcattcattggttgactcttgtatatgccctgatctgggatcaaacctgaaaccttggcatatcaggatgacattctaaccaactgagctccccaaccagggcttaGTTTATACCTTTTTTGGCTGTCTCTTCCACTGGACTAGGGAATGTAACCAAGACATATTCATGCTGTGCACATACCACTTACAGCACTACTAATGTTAAGACACatttattgagaaaataatagcaacaacatagaatgtctttttattcttctctgtTCAGAATCTTCCCATGACTTACACCTCATCCAGAGTTAAAGCTGATGTCCTCACAACCTAGTCCTATGAGACCCCATTACCTACCTCTCTGACATCACCTCCCACCACTCTCCCTTGCTCATTTCAGTCAGGCCCCATTGACTTCCTTGCTGTACCTCAAAAACACTAAATGTAGCCCCACCCCAGGACCTTTCCACTCCCAGTACCCGCTGCTTGGGAATGCTCTCCCACCCCCTAGTTATCTGCATGGCTCATTCCTTCACCTCCTTAACTTCTTATTCCAATGTTACTTCTGTGGTCTTCTCTGACTACCCTACTTACTACAGCAACCTTCCTTCCCTTACTGGCACTCCTAAACCCCTCAGCCTGGtctacattttgtttttccatttcactTATCACCTTATGTTATACTagataactattttattttaaatatatttttattgatttcagaggggaagggagagggagggagagctagaaacatcaatgatgaaagagaatcattgatcaggtgcttCCTGtaagccctctactggggatcaaacccgaaacccaagcatgtgcccttgactggaatcaaacccaggacccttcagtccgcaggccaacaccctatccactgagccaaaccagctagggctatactaGATAACTtgatacattactagaggcctagtgcacgaaattcgtgcactgggggggggggggctccctcagcccagcctgcgccctctcgcagccccagagccctcgggggatgtccaactgatggcctAGGCCCcacgggagcgggcctaagctggcagtcggacatccttagtgctgccactgaggcaggagaggcttccaccaccgccgctgcattcaccagccatgaacccagcttctggctgagtggcgctccccctgtgggagcacactgaccaccagggggcagctcctacattgagtgtctgccccctgggtgggcagtgagcatcatagtgaccggtagtTCTGcattttggtctatttgcatactagccttttattatataggatgtttattgCTTAAAGTCTGTCTCCCCTGCTACAATGTAAGCTCCACAAAGATGAGAATCTTGGTTTGGCTCAATATAGATTATAACCAATATAGATGATAACAGTTCCCGTTAATGAACATCTTTGGGTTAGGGGAATGAGGACCATAATTTCTTTGGTGCCTTACCTAGTAGGGAAAAATATACCTTCCCAGTAGGAGCAGCTGGGATGAAACTGACTACAGGACTCTgagtgagagaaaaaggaagaaaaggcatGTCAGACAGATGGTAAAGCCAGGGCGAAGGCAtaccagcccagcccctcctgaaGGGCACCACCTGTGTCTGGACCCCTTCTCCTTTCTGTGTCTTTTGTCTCTACAGGTCAGTGCAGCCCAGGAGGACCCCATGGGTGGGCAAGAGCTCAGGAGAaggcctgccctccctgctcaccCCTATATCCCAGGTCTCTGCCCCTCAAGCCAGGAGACCCTtaattgtctatatatatatatatatatatatatatatatatatgaaacatatAGATATCTATTTGTCTGTCTGAGCTCTGCCCCCACTCTGCTCCCCTTATACATTAGGGCCCCAATCTTTAGTGGGCCCCTCTCTTATCCTTAGCCCTTTCCTTGCATCTCTTGACCCCTCTCTGTGCCCTGGCCCTGTGCCCTGAGGTTGAGGAGGATTCTGAAAGAGGGACAGGGAAGAGACAGACCTTGGCTGTATGGGTAGGGTGGGCTTGACTTCAGAgtgtctcccttctctccctcccctcctcccaactcTGGCCTTGATTTCTCCAGCAATGTTTGAACAACGGCCATTACAGAAAATTCAACCCTGatttgggggagaaggaagatatTGGAGGGCTTGGGACTCAAGGTAGTCTTGGAGAGGAGCTCTGGGATGGAGGGGACTAGTAAGCAGGGAGGTTGGGTTCCAGACATACTAGAAGTGGAGTCCATAGGAGAGGGGTGCCCTAGAGCATTCTGGTAAGGAGCTTGGAAGGAGGCTGAGGGTGAGTTTCTACAAAGATCGCAGCATTGAGTGAAGCAGTGGGTGGGCCCCTGTGTGGTCAGGGCTTGTAGTAGGACTTGGTTCTATGGAAGGGGTGTGACTtgggggcctggggacagggttTGGAAGAATGCTGAGAGTTCTAGAGGGGGTGTGGCTTGAACCAGGCAGTGGGTGAAGCTCCAGAGTGGGTGGGTCTTGGATTGGGACCAGAGTCTACGGAAGGAGTGTGGCTTGGAGCATTCAGGAGACTGAGTTCGACTCTAAAGCAGGAAGGCTGAAAGGGTGATTTAGTAATGGGCCACCCTTGGGGTGAGGGGCGTGGCCAGGGTTCTAGATAGGGTGGGGCTTAGAATGGGGCACGCATGGTGGTTTCAGAGGGGACAGcctgccccatcaccccacaATGGAACAGTaaagaatatatgttttaaagttgGGCAGGTTTGGTAGTGGCTAGGGCCTAAGGGATGTGTTTTGTTAGGGGTGGGGGGCAATATCCCTCGCTAAGGCTAGGCCTGAGGGGGCCTAGGGAGAGCTGAGAGGTATGGCTTGAAGGGTAAGGGGTGGGATCCAGAGAGAGGCACCCACACATACCCTTCCTTGCCCACCTCCACGACAGCACAGTTAGGTAATCAGAGGACAGAGCTAATGGGCTTGTGGGGCCAGCctacccctctccccctttctcctacctcctccctccctccacaccccacccGTCCTGGGATGGTTGGAGATCCGGTCTGGAGCCCCTATCCTACACCTTCTGCTGTGTCTGTGATGTCGGTAGTGCCTGTGACCGTGTGTTGCCATTTTGTCTGGCTGtggcccttctccctccccttcgaACCTCCACCCTTTCCCTTGCCCTTCGGTATTGTTTGAAGACTCCCTCCCAGAGGAAGAACACATATGATTCATCATCCTTCCGAAATAAACTCCTCAACCACCTAGTACTCCTGGCTCAGACTTCTCagtgtgtgtcttttttaaaaatatgttttgagtttagagagagaaagggagagggggagacagatagaaacattgataagagaggaagcttgatcagctgccccctgcacgctccccactggggattgagctcacaacccaggcatatgctgattaggaatcaaacatgccacctcctggtacatgggacaatgctcaaccacgccCACCGGGCCTCAGTGTGTCTTTTTAGGAGGACACAAAGGAAGAGATGGAAAGGAGGTGAGAGGAAGCTTCACCACTACTGACCTGCTGGATGAGGTTCAAGTCACCTCACCATTTTAGGCCCCCCTAACAGCATTTGGCCAAGGGATGCCTCGCCTGCAGATCATTCTAGGTCATGCTCGGAGTGGCCCTGTGCAATGCCCCACTACTGGCCACAGAAAGTTGTCTTTCAAGGGCTCAGTTATATCTCTGGTCCCTTAGCCACGTGCCTTCCCCACCTTGTTCTCAAATCCTCAAGAGGCTCCAATAGAACCCCATACTTCACAGGGAGACTTCCCTCTACTCATATCCTCGAATTTTTCAGAACCTGCTGTCCCTTCATTTCCTTGCCTCCCCTACCCCGCAGCTGGAAAACCGGGAGACCAGGTAGGCTGCAAgacagggggggcggggagccatTCATTCATCCCCTTTAACCCCTCCCTGGAGCCAGAAGAGGCGGGAAGTGACAGAGATGTGCGGAATGGGGCGGGATGGGGCCTGGAAATCCCTGGAGCCTGCGATGAAGATGAAAGGCCCAGCTGACCGCCGCCTCCGCCAGGCCTAATTAGAGACCCCAGCCCAGCCGGGCGCCCAAGTTCTGATTGCTGGCTGcggaccccctcctcccagccccgagGCACCGCAAAGCTGTAGAACATGAAGAAGAGACTCCCAGCTCTGCGACTGAGCTCAAGGAAAAGGATATCTaactggagagagaaaaatgggagcaggggaggaaaggctATTAGACCTTCCCAGGATTTAGGGGGCATGACAGCTGGGCCTgtaagaatgggggggggggcagggcatgGGAACCTGGCCAGTAACTTTAACCTCCTCCTCATAAATCTCAAATAATCCTGGTTCTGAAGGGATGAGAGCAGGGATGTGTGGGGGGTGTATAAGATCTAGCTAGGGCTGCGATGGAGCTGGGGACCATTCTTGCAGCATTCATACAAGGGAAAGAGTCCTTCGGAACATCACTAGTGGGGAAGAGGCCAAGAGGTGGCTTTAACCCCTCCTCCAAATAAGGATCGAAGACAAATGGACACGAAGGGCCAATACAAACCCTATTGCCCCACTCCTTACAGTCAGATCGCCACTACCAAGTCTCCCTCCTCCACTACAGAGCTTTCAAGCCCTAAAATATCCTGTGAGAGGCCACGTGGCACCTCGGGTTTCTGGGGCGCGTGGCAACAGGGCAGGGGAGCTCTCCCGCACAGCGTTCCTGGGATGCGTGCCCTTCACCTCTAGGCAGGGGGCGCCTGGGCCCGGGAGAGACAGCAGGCCCAGGGGCGGGCGCTGCGGGGCGCGCTCCTCCCCTGGCCGGTGTCAGGTTTACGGAACAGAGCTTCCAGGCAGGACGCGCGGTGG comes from Eptesicus fuscus isolate TK198812 chromosome 1, DD_ASM_mEF_20220401, whole genome shotgun sequence and encodes:
- the SYP gene encoding synaptophysin: MDVVNQLVAGGQFQVVKEPLGFVKVLQWVFAIFAFATCGSYSGELQLSVDCANKTHSLLNIEVEFEYPFRLHQVYFDAPDCRGGTSKVFLLGDYSSSAEFFVTVAVFAFLYSMGALATYIFLQNKYRENNKGPVLDFLATAVFAFMWLVCSSAWAKGLSDVKMATDPETIIKEIPSCRQKENICKEIRDPVTSGLNTSVVFGFLNLVLWFGNLWFVFKETGWSAPFLRAPPGAPEKQPAPGDAYGEAGYGQGPGGYGPQDSYGPQGGYQPDYGQPAGGTVGGYGPQGDYGQQGYGPQGAPTSFSNQM